CATCTTCTCAATCCCGCCATTTAAGTTGAGATACTCATAGAAATTATCCACCCCATAAATCTGTTCCTGTAAAAACTTCTCAAGCTCTTTGGGGTCCTTCTCTACTTTAAGCCACGTTTTCAGATGCTCCTCATCACTAAAGTACTCATACGGCATATTGCCCGGGTAGCTGCCATACGGAACCTCAATGACCGCATCTACGCACCAGAAGGGAATTACTGTCTTTTCTGGTTCACGCCGTATCTCATCATGCGGAATAATACGTTCAGCAGTTATCACAACACGCTTGGAAGCCTTTGCCAGATCAAAGTCTGAGACCGATGCGCCATATACCCTACAGTTGCCATAGATATCTGCCTCATGCACATGAATTGCTGCAAAGTCAGGGTACAGTGCTGGCATAGCTGCATATTTCTTGCCAGTAAACGGACAGGTAATTACTTTAGCAGCACTCTGCATAAAGGTATCAGTACCCAGAATGTTGCGCGTGGGTATAAACGAAAGCCCCATGGCTGCAGCTTTCAGCCGCCATGAAAGTGAGGCATTGGTCCACTCTGTCAGTTTAATCTTGCCACTTTCTACCGCTCGTCGTGCATTTGGCGATAGGCCTCGCGCTTCCAACCCAATAATATAAGCAACATCGCAGCGATCAATACACTCACCTGCAACTAGTACCTGAAAGTCGTGTGTTGAGGTATGCCCTGCAAATCCCAAATGTTTTTTTCGCTGGCGCACTATCTCATGGATAATAGCAGTGGGGATACGATTGGCTCCAAACCCACCAATAGCAATATAGTCTCCATCTTTAATCATATCTCGTACCACATCTTTAACATTGGCTAATTTTGACTTCATTGCACGGGATTTATTTCTGAAAAATGCACGCGCATGGTCCGGATCGGGATCTGTAAACAGTTCATTTTTTCCGGATAGTAGTTGTTCTTTCATATCGCTATCATGTACACTCATGACCATAGTTTCCTCCTGCTTGCTATATTAAATAATACGAACATTATAAATTTGGTTGAACATACAATCAAATATATTCGTTTTTAAG
This region of Spirochaetota bacterium genomic DNA includes:
- a CDS encoding CoA transferase subunit A produces the protein MSVHDSDMKEQLLSGKNELFTDPDPDHARAFFRNKSRAMKSKLANVKDVVRDMIKDGDYIAIGGFGANRIPTAIIHEIVRQRKKHLGFAGHTSTHDFQVLVAGECIDRCDVAYIIGLEARGLSPNARRAVESGKIKLTEWTNASLSWRLKAAAMGLSFIPTRNILGTDTFMQSAAKVITCPFTGKKYAAMPALYPDFAAIHVHEADIYGNCRVYGASVSDFDLAKASKRVVITAERIIPHDEIRREPEKTVIPFWCVDAVIEVPYGSYPGNMPYEYFSDEEHLKTWLKVEKDPKELEKFLQEQIYGVDNFYEYLNLNGGIEKMKKLRAIEYLINNK